CCTCCACGCCGGGGCTATGGGAGGCGCCAGTATCGTGATCGGGGAGTTGGGACGGCAGCCGCTCCCGCTCCCCGCCTCCCAGCCCGACTACCAGGGCGGGATCAACGGCGCGTGCGGCGGGCTCCTCGCCCTGCTTGCGCGCGAGAAGACCGGCCACGGCCAGCACGTCGACGTGGCGACAGCCGAGGTGATGGCCTTCTACGGCGGGATCACCTCGCCGCTCTACACCGAGACCGGTCTGCCGTGGCGCCGCTCCGGACACCGGGCGTCGGGATCGGGCGGATACTATCCGTACGCGATTCTCCCGACCAAGGACGGCTACTTCTGCCTGATCACGCGCTCCGGCCACCCCTGGAAGCGCTTCCTCGATGCGTTGGGGAACCCCGCGTGGACGCGCGACCCGCGCTACCGCGACAGGGCCGCAATGGGGCGCGACTATCCTGACGAGGTGGACGCGCTCATCGTCCCCTACCTGCGGGAGCGGACGAGCGCCGAGCTCCAGGAGCTCTGCCGCCGGCACGCCATTCCCTTCGCGCCCGTCCGGACCGCGGAGGAAGTCGCCCGGTGTCCCCAGCTCACCGCCCGGGACTTCTTCGTCCAGATCACGCGGGCCGAGGTCGGAACGCTCACGTATCCCGGGGCAGCGTGGCGCTTCTCTAGAACTCCATGCCAGGTCCTGAGCCCGGCCCCGCTCCTCGGCGAGCACACGGACCTGGTTCTCGGACGCCTCGGTTTTTCCGCCGGCGAGCTCGCTTCGCTCCGCCACGAGGCAATCATCCGGTGAGACCGCTCGACGGACTGCGTGTCGTGGACTTCGGCTGGGTCGCGGTGGGGCCGGTCCTTTCGAGCCTGCTCGCCGAGTTCGGCGCCGAGGTCATCAAGGTGGAATCGTCGCGGCGCCTCGACTACTGCCGGCTCATTCCCACGCCGCTGGGCGAGGACGAGAAGGTCTCGGACGCTCTCGCCGTCAGGGCCGATGAGGTGGACCGAGTGCTTCTTTTCCACCAGTACAACCGCGGAAAGCTCGGCATCACCGTGGACCTCCGCCATCCCGGCGCCCCGGCGCTCTTGAGGCGCCTCGTGACCAGGAGCGACGTGGTCGTCGAGAACTTCTCGCCCCGCGTGCTCCGGGAGGTGGGGCTCGACTACCCGGCGCTGGCCCGCGTCAAGCCCGACCTGATCATGATCTCGTGCTCGGCGGCGGGGCACGGCGGGCCCTGGGAGGCAGTCAGGACGTTCGCGCCGTCGCTGTCGAGCCTCGCCGGTCTCGAGCGCCTGATCGGG
This region of Candidatus Rokuibacteriota bacterium genomic DNA includes:
- a CDS encoding CoA transferase, producing the protein LHAGAMGGASIVIGELGRQPLPLPASQPDYQGGINGACGGLLALLAREKTGHGQHVDVATAEVMAFYGGITSPLYTETGLPWRRSGHRASGSGGYYPYAILPTKDGYFCLITRSGHPWKRFLDALGNPAWTRDPRYRDRAAMGRDYPDEVDALIVPYLRERTSAELQELCRRHAIPFAPVRTAEEVARCPQLTARDFFVQITRAEVGTLTYPGAAWRFSRTPCQVLSPAPLLGEHTDLVLGRLGFSAGELASLRHEAIIR